A window of Longimicrobium sp. genomic DNA:
TGCATGCGCTCGTTCAGCCAGCGCACGGGCTCGTCCGCCCGCCCGTCCAGAAAGGCGCGAGCAAGGTCTACCCTCCGCTGGTATTCGGCTTCGCTGCACCGGCCCGCGCAGGGGCCCAGGCACAGCTTCAGCTCGAACCGGTGGCAGCGCGGAGCATGCTCCCATGCGAACAGATCTGGCTGGCCGGCGAAGCGGATGGGCGTGTTCACCGGACAGTCGCGAAGCCCCAGCAGGTCGTTCAGCTCGCGGACCGCTTCCTGGACGCGCTTGCCGCCGCGGAAGGGGCCGTAGTAGCTGGCCGCATCGTCGGAAACGGCGCCCACCACGTACAGGCGCGGGGCGCGCGCGGTAGTCACCTTGAGGAACGAGTAGCGGCCGTCGCGCTTGTGCTGCTGGTTCATCCGCGGCCGGAACCGCTTGATAAGCTCCAGCTCGCGTAGCAGCGCGGCGAACTCGCTGGGCTCGTAGTCCCACGAAAGCGAGGCGGCGCCCTGGACGATGGCGTGCTGCTTGTCGCCCCGCTTGGCGCGGAAGTAGGTGAGCAGCCGCGTGCGGAGCGACTTGCTCTTGCCCACGTACAGCACTTCGCCGTCCGTGCCCAGCCAGCGGTACACGCCGGGAACGTTGCGGGCTTCGCGGACCAGCCCTCGCAACGGATGGGTGGGGATGACCTTCACTGCAGGGCGGAGTTCGCCGGGGAAGAAAAACCGAACCGATGGCGAAGGTAGCGCGCGGAGGCCGGAAGCGAAAGAGCGTCCGCGCGGGTCCGGCCGGATCTCTCGATGCGGTGCCCGCAGATCGATCTCGCCGGGTACTACGGCGCTGGCGTAAACCGTCTCGAACTCGTGCGCCGGTCGGCGGCACTCTGTCGACTCGCGTCAGGCTCGACCCAACGCACACCTGGGCTGCAGTAGAATTTGACGGCATGAAAAGTATGCCCGTGCCGACGCTCGCGCGCGCCTGTCTCCCACAGCTCGTAGATTCGTGAGGCTGTAGGGCTGGCGCTTCGCTGCGCAAGGCATCATCTTTCCCGGTGGGAAGTCGCGAATGGAGCGATGCGAGGGCGCGTACGCGTGGCGCACACCGTTCCTTCATGTTAAGATGCTGCCATCCCGCCTCGACATCATTCCCCCACCCGATCCTTGGAGAGCCTGCAATGAAGAACGTACGCAACCTGCTTGCGGCCGCGGTGCTTGCGGCGATGGCCGCCTGCTCGGGCGACGCCACGGCCCCCGAAGCACCCATTGGCCGTGCGCGGCCCTCGCTCCAGACCGTCGTTTCCGACACCACCAGCGGTCCTACGAACGGGGTTCAGGAAGGCGGGGACAGCAAGGCGGCGGGCAGCGGCCTGATCTGGTCGGGCGGGGGCTGATGACGCGGCGACCCATCACAAGCAAAGGGGCGCGGCCACACTACGCCGCGCCCCTTTGCTTGTGATGCGCAGTCCTTGCTCAGGAAACTCCGGTGCTGCTGAGCGAACGTACGAAGTCTTCGGCCAGGAGCTCGTCGGGCTGTTGAGCACTCCGCTGCTCGGGCACCTGCTGGCGCGCGGCCACGGCCCGATGGTGGCGGACCGATTCCAGCAGGGCTTCCGCGGTGAGCCGCATCTTTCCCTCCTGACGCCGTGAGCCGATTTCCAGGGCCTCGCGAGCGGCCGTCTCGGCCTTGTCCCAAAGAGTCAGGCTCGCCGCTCCGTGCGCCAGGTCCAGAAGTCCCTGGGCGGCTTGCTCGTTGGCCGCCACGTGGCCCAGCAGGTCGTGGCAGGCATCCCACGCGTCGCGGAACCCCTCGCGGTCACCCAGACTGCCCGCTGCCCGCGCAAGATTGCCGAACGCCATGAGCCGGTCGGACGTCTGAGGCAGGTGCGGGATGAGCGAGCGCAGCACCGGGACCGCCCGGGCGAAGTATCCCTCCGTAATCCACCAGTACGCGACGTCCTGCGCCAGCCGCAGCAGCCCGGGACTCTTCGGCCCGTACGCCTCGAACGCGGCACGAGCCAATTCCCGCGCCTCGGTGCTGCGTCCAGCCTCGACAGCAACGCCGAACATATCGTGCAAGCCCATCGCCTGAAGGTCGTGCAGGCTGTTGCGCTCCGCCGCCCGGATGGCCCGCACGAGGAATCGGCGGGCCATCGGCAGATTGCCGCGCTGGATGTACAGCCGGCCCAAGCCCAGAAAGGACTGCGAGTACGTGGGCCAGTCACCGATCTGCCGCGCCAGGGCGATGGCGCGGCGGAACCACGTCTCGGCCCGGGCGTACTCGGCCCGGCGGCGCGCCAGCTTGCCCACCGCGTACGCGGTCGAGGCGTCGCCTGGCGTTACGGTGGCGGCGGCCTGCGCGAAGGAGAGCGCGGTGGTCAGCAGCCCCTGTTCGTCGGCCCACTGCGCCACGCGGCGGCAGGCCAGCGACACCATCTCTTCCGACGTGGTGTTGGGCTCGCCCACCATGCGGGCCAGCGCCGCCAGCGGCTCCTCCAGCTCGGCGGCGGGCGCGGCGGCCATCAGCATGGCCATGCGCACCCGCTCCGCGTCGGCGGCGAAGAGCGCCGCGCGGTCGCCTTCCGGCGCTTCGGCCCAGAGCAGCGCGTCGCGGAGCGACTGCCACAGCAGCAGCCCCTTTTCGCCGGTTACCTCGTCGAGAAGGCCCAGCCCCTCGAACACCTCGTCGCCGCGCTTGAGAGCGGGCGGAACGCGCCACCGGCGCTGCGTCTTTCTCTGAGGAACCCGAAACTTACGTGATTGCATGGCGTGTGCGAGTGGGCTTGGAGGAGGGGACCACGCGGCAGATGTGTCCGAATAATAATGTAGCAGATGAAAAAAGCCAGACATTCATCGCACACGGTGGCGTAAAAGTCGGGCCGGTGTACCGTCAGCGCTGGCAGGAGCCGCAGAAGAACGTCGATCGCCCGGCCTGGACGAGCCGCTCCAGCGGGGTTCCGCACACCGGGCACGGCTCCCCGCCGCGATCGTACACCTTCAGCCGTTCCGCGAAGCCCCCGCGCTCGCCGCTGGCGTCGCGGTAGTCCAGGAACGTGGTGCCCCGGAACTCGATGGCGTCGGTCAGCACCTGGCGCACGCCCTGTACCACGCGGGTCGCCTCGCTGGCGGAAAGTGTGTTCGCGGGGCGCCGCGGATCGACCCCGGCGCGGAACAGCGCCTCGCTCGCGTAAATGTTGCCCACGCCCACCACCCGCCCCTGGTCCATCAGCCAGGTCTTGATCGGCACGCGCGACCGGCCGGCGGACGCGTGGAGCCAGTCGGGGGTGAACTCGTCCGACAGCGGCTCCACCCCCAGGCCGCCATCGAACGAACGCCAGGCCTCCTCGCCCACCACCCACAACCGCCCGAAGCGCCGCACGTCGTGGTAGCGCAGCTCGCGCTTGTTCGACAGCGAAAGCCGCACGCCCAGGTGGCTGGGGTCTTCGTCCCCCGCCTTCGCCATCAGCAGCCGCCCCGTCATCCCCAGGTTCACGATCAGCCGCTCGCCGCCCAGGCCCACGACGATGTTCTTGGCCCGGCGCGCCACGTCGCGCACGGTTCGTCCCTTCAGCCGCGCGGCGAACGCGTCCGGCTCGTCCCCGTCGATCAGGTCCGGCCGCAGCACCTCCACGGCGCCGATGCGCGCACCGGGAAGCAGCCCCGCCAGGTCGCGGACGATGGTCTCTACCTCCGGAAGCTCAGGCATGGGCGTTCGCTCGCTCGATTTCCCGCCACCCGATGTCGCGGCGGAAGTGCTTCCCCTCGAACCGGATGGACTCTGCCGCGGCCCGGCTGCGCTCCGCCGCGGCGGCCACCGTGGGGGCCAGGGCGGTGACGGCGAGGACCCGCCCGCCGGCGGTGACCAGGGCGCCGTCGTCCGCACGGC
This region includes:
- a CDS encoding GIY-YIG nuclease family protein, whose protein sequence is MRGLVREARNVPGVYRWLGTDGEVLYVGKSKSLRTRLLTYFRAKRGDKQHAIVQGAASLSWDYEPSEFAALLRELELIKRFRPRMNQQHKRDGRYSFLKVTTARAPRLYVVGAVSDDAASYYGPFRGGKRVQEAVRELNDLLGLRDCPVNTPIRFAGQPDLFAWEHAPRCHRFELKLCLGPCAGRCSEAEYQRRVDLARAFLDGRADEPVRWLNERMQAASERWEFEYAASLRERLRRLEGLRDEFAQLREALDSLTFVYRVPGTDGDDRVYLVRRGTVRASVPVPRSTAERRRLSRLCEEHYGRPEGAGALVQRHQVDEILLLARWFRARPQEMENTVPPARVEALPLSA
- a CDS encoding tetratricopeptide repeat protein, whose amino-acid sequence is MQSRKFRVPQRKTQRRWRVPPALKRGDEVFEGLGLLDEVTGEKGLLLWQSLRDALLWAEAPEGDRAALFAADAERVRMAMLMAAAPAAELEEPLAALARMVGEPNTTSEEMVSLACRRVAQWADEQGLLTTALSFAQAAATVTPGDASTAYAVGKLARRRAEYARAETWFRRAIALARQIGDWPTYSQSFLGLGRLYIQRGNLPMARRFLVRAIRAAERNSLHDLQAMGLHDMFGVAVEAGRSTEARELARAAFEAYGPKSPGLLRLAQDVAYWWITEGYFARAVPVLRSLIPHLPQTSDRLMAFGNLARAAGSLGDREGFRDAWDACHDLLGHVAANEQAAQGLLDLAHGAASLTLWDKAETAAREALEIGSRRQEGKMRLTAEALLESVRHHRAVAARQQVPEQRSAQQPDELLAEDFVRSLSSTGVS
- the mutM gene encoding bifunctional DNA-formamidopyrimidine glycosylase/DNA-(apurinic or apyrimidinic site) lyase codes for the protein MPELPEVETIVRDLAGLLPGARIGAVEVLRPDLIDGDEPDAFAARLKGRTVRDVARRAKNIVVGLGGERLIVNLGMTGRLLMAKAGDEDPSHLGVRLSLSNKRELRYHDVRRFGRLWVVGEEAWRSFDGGLGVEPLSDEFTPDWLHASAGRSRVPIKTWLMDQGRVVGVGNIYASEALFRAGVDPRRPANTLSASEATRVVQGVRQVLTDAIEFRGTTFLDYRDASGERGGFAERLKVYDRGGEPCPVCGTPLERLVQAGRSTFFCGSCQR